Proteins from a genomic interval of Ferrovibrio terrae:
- a CDS encoding Lrp/AsnC family transcriptional regulator, producing the protein MQRVKLDLIDRKILADLQADGRMTNVELAQRVGISAPPCLRRVRALEEAGYIKGYHADLNPQQLGYGVTVFAMVGLSSQAEHDLVAFEQTVAGWAQVRECYMLAGENDFILKIVARDWDAYQTFLTRELTALQNVAHVKTALTIRCSKSEPGVPVDMPAEEHAAE; encoded by the coding sequence ATGCAACGCGTCAAACTCGATCTCATCGACCGCAAGATTCTTGCCGATCTGCAGGCTGATGGCCGCATGACCAATGTCGAGCTCGCCCAGCGGGTCGGCATTTCGGCCCCGCCCTGCCTGCGCCGCGTGCGCGCGCTGGAGGAGGCCGGGTATATCAAGGGCTACCATGCCGACCTGAACCCGCAGCAGCTCGGCTATGGCGTGACGGTGTTTGCGATGGTGGGCCTGAGCAGCCAGGCCGAGCATGACCTGGTGGCCTTCGAGCAGACCGTGGCCGGCTGGGCCCAGGTGCGCGAATGCTACATGCTGGCCGGCGAGAACGACTTCATCCTGAAGATCGTGGCGCGCGACTGGGACGCCTACCAGACGTTTTTGACGCGCGAATTGACGGCGTTGCAGAACGTCGCGCATGTGAAAACCGCGCTGACCATCCGCTGCTCGAAGAGCGAGCCCGGCGTGCCGGTGGATATGCCGGCCGAGGAACACGCGGCGGAGTGA
- the trxB gene encoding thioredoxin-disulfide reductase, whose amino-acid sequence MATTHRTKVLILGSGPAGLTAAIYAARASLQPILVHGLQPGGQLTITTDVENYPGFAETIQGPWLMEQMEAQAKHVGTTIINDYIVSVDLSKRPFVAKGDGGDTYIADTLIIATGAQAKWLGLPSEQIWQGFGVSACATCDGFFYRGKKVVVVGGGNTAVEEALYLTNHATEVVLVHRRDSFRAEKILQQRLFANPKIRVIWDHTVDEILGEEGKGVTGVRLKNVKTGVTQEVATDGFFVAIGHTPNTDLFKGQLPLDSEGYLTTRPGTTQTTVAGVFAAGDVQDKIYRQAVTAAGTGCMAALEAEKFIAHHAHSDASAEAAD is encoded by the coding sequence ATGGCCACCACCCATCGCACCAAGGTTCTCATTCTCGGTTCCGGCCCGGCCGGCCTGACGGCCGCCATCTACGCGGCGCGCGCCTCGCTGCAGCCGATCCTGGTGCATGGCCTGCAGCCGGGCGGCCAGCTCACCATCACCACTGATGTCGAGAATTATCCGGGCTTCGCCGAAACCATCCAGGGCCCCTGGCTGATGGAGCAGATGGAGGCGCAGGCCAAGCATGTCGGCACCACCATCATCAACGACTACATCGTGTCGGTCGATCTGTCGAAGCGGCCCTTCGTCGCCAAGGGCGATGGCGGCGATACCTACATCGCCGACACGCTGATCATCGCGACCGGCGCGCAGGCCAAGTGGCTCGGCCTGCCCAGCGAACAGATTTGGCAGGGCTTCGGCGTGTCGGCCTGCGCCACCTGCGACGGCTTCTTCTATCGCGGCAAGAAGGTCGTGGTTGTCGGCGGCGGCAATACCGCCGTCGAAGAAGCGCTGTATCTCACCAACCACGCCACCGAGGTGGTGCTGGTGCATCGTCGCGACAGCTTCCGCGCGGAAAAGATCCTGCAGCAGCGCCTGTTCGCCAATCCCAAGATCAGGGTGATCTGGGATCACACGGTCGATGAAATCCTCGGCGAAGAGGGCAAGGGCGTCACCGGCGTGCGGCTCAAGAACGTCAAGACCGGCGTCACGCAGGAGGTCGCTACCGACGGCTTCTTCGTCGCCATCGGCCATACGCCGAACACAGACCTGTTCAAGGGCCAGCTGCCGCTCGATTCAGAAGGCTACCTGACCACCAGGCCGGGCACGACGCAGACAACGGTCGCCGGCGTGTTCGCCGCCGGCGACGTGCAGGACAAGATCTATCGCCAGGCCGTCACGGCCGCCGGCACCGGCTGCATGGCAGCACTTGAAGCCGAGAAATTCATCGCGCATCACGCGCACAGCGACGCGTCGGCCGAAGCAGCCGACTGA
- a CDS encoding LysR family transcriptional regulator produces the protein MSALDWDKLRIFHAVAEAGSLTHAGEALGLSQSAVSRQIGALESQLNATLFHRHARGLILTEQGELLYRTARDIFARLAVTEAMIADAKDKPSGELKVTTTVAFGTIWLAPRLKEFMDLYPDIRIEMVVDDRELDLSMREADVAIRMWKPTQADLIHRKLLTVHNHVYASVDYVTRRGTPQSIEDIDKHHVIVYGEEAPAHFNNINWLLKVGDPAVPRDPILTVNNVYGVMQSVASGLGIAALPDYMVEGNPRIVRVMPNVDGPSFDTYLVYPEELRNTKRLAVFRDFLLRKVADWRY, from the coding sequence ATGTCGGCGCTTGACTGGGACAAGCTGCGCATTTTTCACGCGGTGGCGGAAGCCGGCAGCCTGACCCATGCCGGTGAGGCGCTGGGCCTGAGCCAGTCCGCCGTCAGCCGCCAGATCGGCGCGCTGGAATCGCAGCTCAATGCCACGCTGTTCCATCGTCATGCGCGCGGCCTGATCCTGACCGAACAGGGCGAGCTGCTGTATCGCACCGCGCGCGACATCTTCGCGCGTCTTGCGGTGACGGAAGCCATGATCGCCGACGCCAAGGACAAGCCGTCGGGCGAGCTGAAGGTCACCACCACGGTGGCATTCGGCACGATCTGGCTGGCGCCGCGGCTCAAGGAGTTCATGGACCTCTATCCCGATATCCGCATCGAGATGGTGGTGGACGATCGCGAACTCGATCTCTCCATGCGCGAGGCCGATGTGGCGATCCGCATGTGGAAGCCGACCCAGGCCGACCTGATCCACCGCAAGCTGCTGACCGTGCACAACCACGTCTATGCCTCGGTCGATTACGTCACGCGCCGCGGCACGCCGCAGAGCATCGAGGACATCGACAAGCATCATGTCATCGTCTACGGCGAAGAAGCGCCGGCGCATTTCAACAACATCAACTGGCTGCTCAAGGTCGGCGATCCGGCCGTGCCGCGCGACCCGATCCTCACCGTCAACAATGTTTATGGCGTGATGCAGTCGGTCGCCAGCGGGCTGGGCATCGCTGCGTTGCCCGACTACATGGTGGAAGGCAATCCGCGCATCGTGCGCGTGATGCCCAATGTCGACGGCCCCAGCTTCGACACGTATCTCGTCTATCCTGAAGAACTGCGCAACACCAAACGCCTTGCCGTATTTCGCGACTTCCTGCTGCGCAAGGTGGCGGACTGGCGTTACTGA